In the genome of Campylobacter helveticus, the window AAAAGCTCTTTAGCCTCTTTTGTTTGGATAAAATCTTTTAGTTCCTTTTCGCTGATTTTAAGCACATTAAGTCCATTTTGCAAAAAGCTTTTTTCATTTTCAAATTCTTTTGTGGCGACAACTTGACCTTTTTTATTTATCAAAAAGTATTTTTCAAAATACGCCTTTGCTAAATGATGAGCTAGACTATCTTGGTAACTTGCATCTTTTTTATTTTGCCTATCTGTATGAATAGCATAAGCAAAAAGCTCATTTAAAAGCGTGCCAAATTTCGCATCAGCTATACTTATGGGATAAATTTCATAAGATAAATTTGGAATTTTCTCCCTTAAAGTCTCAAGAGTGCCAAATCTTTGATGATTATAGCAGTGGATACACTTATAAGAAAAAACCTCAATGAGAGTATTTTTCGTCTCAATTTTATCCTTAAGCGTGATAT includes:
- a CDS encoding thiol, with the translated sequence MLKKSILTLFCALSFAFSQDYITLKDKIETKNTLIEVFSYKCIHCYNHQRFGTLETLREKIPNLSYEIYPISIADAKFGTLLNELFAYAIHTDRQNKKDASYQDSLAHHLAKAYFEKYFLINKKGQVVATKEFENEKSFLQNGLNVLKISEKELKDFIQTKEAKELLERFEWANGVAKNYGTPAFVVNGSYQIKPEAIDSFESLLKIIEELKNK